Proteins encoded in a region of the Streptomyces sp. NBC_01298 genome:
- a CDS encoding carbohydrate kinase family protein: protein MRIVVTGSIATDHLMTFPGRFAEQLLADRLDRISLSFLADNLEFRRGGVAANIAFGLGTLGLRPVLVGSVGRDFDPYRVWLKEHGVDTDSVRVSETCQTARFVCTTDRDQNQIATFYEGAMVEAREIDLSDVVARAGRPDLVLISPDDPEAMLRHTRTCRELGIPFAADPSQQLARLERPQVRELVDGASRLFTNEYEAALLCEKSGLTEEQILRRVGSWVTTHGEGGVRIQTAGTTPLTVHAVEVEEVVDPTGVGDAFRAGFLAATAWGVSERSAAQLGCAVAATVLASVGTQEYRLSGESLLTLLGMGYGCRYETELTAHLRELA from the coding sequence ATGCGCATCGTTGTGACGGGATCCATCGCGACCGACCATCTGATGACCTTTCCCGGCCGGTTCGCCGAGCAGCTGCTCGCGGACCGGTTGGACCGGATATCCCTGTCGTTCCTCGCCGACAACCTGGAATTCCGACGCGGCGGAGTAGCGGCCAACATCGCGTTCGGTCTGGGAACGCTGGGACTGCGGCCTGTCCTGGTGGGCTCTGTGGGTCGAGACTTCGATCCGTACCGGGTGTGGCTCAAGGAGCACGGCGTCGACACCGACTCCGTTCGGGTCAGCGAGACGTGCCAGACCGCGCGTTTCGTCTGCACCACCGACCGGGACCAGAACCAGATCGCGACGTTCTACGAGGGGGCCATGGTAGAGGCCCGCGAGATCGATCTGAGCGACGTCGTCGCACGGGCCGGTCGCCCCGACTTGGTGCTGATCTCGCCCGACGACCCCGAGGCCATGCTCCGCCATACGCGGACCTGCCGTGAGCTGGGCATCCCCTTCGCTGCGGACCCGTCCCAGCAGCTGGCGCGACTGGAGCGGCCGCAGGTTCGGGAGCTGGTGGACGGTGCGAGCCGGCTGTTCACCAACGAGTACGAAGCAGCCTTGCTGTGCGAGAAGTCCGGGCTCACCGAGGAGCAGATCCTGCGGCGGGTCGGCTCCTGGGTGACCACCCACGGCGAGGGTGGCGTACGAATCCAAACTGCGGGCACCACGCCGCTGACCGTGCACGCGGTCGAGGTCGAGGAAGTCGTCGACCCCACCGGTGTCGGCGACGCGTTCCGAGCCGGGTTCCTCGCCGCAACGGCGTGGGGTGTGTCCGAGCGGAGCGCGGCTCAGCTGGGCTGTGCGGTCGCTGCGACCGTCCTCGCATCCGTGGGTACGCAGGAGTACCGGTTGTCCGGCGAATCGTTGCTCACCCTGCTCGGCATGGGGTACGGCTGCCGGTACGAGACGGAGCTGACCGCACACCTCCGGGAGTTGGCATGA
- the metK gene encoding methionine adenosyltransferase, giving the protein MSKRLFTSESVTEGHPDKIADRISDTILDALLREDPTSRVAVETLITTGLVHIAGEVTTKAYAPIAALVREAILDIGYDSSKKGFDGASCGVSVSIGAQSPDIAQGVDTAFEKRVGGAGPSDELDKQGAGDQGLMFGYACDETPELMPLPIHIAHRLSRRLSEVRKDGVIPYLRPDGKTQVTIEYDGDQAVRLDTVVVSSQHAADVDLDALLAPDIREFVVEYVLNQLVEDGIKLETEGYRLLVNPTGRFEIGGPMGDAGLTGRKIIIDTYGGMARHGGGAFSGKDPSKVDRSAAYAMRWVAKNVVAAGLASRCEVQVAYAIGKAEPVGLFVETFGTGTLPDERIQEAVSSVFDLRPAAIIRDLDLLRPIYAQTAAYGHFGRELPDFTWERTDRVDALRRAVGV; this is encoded by the coding sequence ATGAGCAAGCGGCTGTTCACCTCAGAGTCGGTGACCGAGGGGCATCCCGACAAGATCGCCGACCGGATCAGTGACACGATCCTCGACGCGCTGCTCCGTGAGGACCCCACCTCGCGGGTGGCTGTGGAGACCCTGATCACCACCGGCCTGGTCCACATAGCCGGCGAGGTGACGACCAAGGCCTATGCCCCCATAGCCGCCCTCGTTCGTGAGGCCATTCTCGACATCGGCTACGACTCCTCGAAGAAGGGCTTCGACGGTGCCTCCTGCGGGGTGTCGGTGTCCATCGGGGCGCAGTCACCCGACATCGCCCAGGGCGTCGACACCGCATTCGAGAAGCGTGTCGGAGGCGCGGGGCCGAGTGACGAGCTCGACAAGCAGGGAGCGGGCGACCAAGGCCTGATGTTCGGCTACGCCTGTGACGAGACGCCCGAGCTGATGCCGCTGCCGATCCACATCGCGCACCGGCTCTCGCGCCGGCTGTCCGAGGTCCGCAAGGATGGGGTCATCCCTTACCTGCGCCCCGACGGCAAGACGCAGGTCACCATCGAGTACGACGGCGATCAGGCGGTGCGCCTGGACACGGTGGTGGTCTCCTCCCAGCACGCAGCCGACGTCGACCTCGACGCGCTGCTGGCCCCGGACATCCGTGAGTTCGTCGTGGAGTACGTGCTGAACCAGCTCGTCGAGGACGGCATCAAGCTGGAGACCGAGGGTTACCGACTACTGGTGAACCCGACCGGGCGCTTCGAGATCGGCGGCCCGATGGGCGACGCCGGCCTGACCGGTCGCAAGATCATCATCGACACGTACGGCGGGATGGCGCGTCACGGTGGCGGCGCCTTCTCGGGCAAGGACCCGTCCAAGGTCGACCGTTCCGCCGCGTACGCGATGCGCTGGGTGGCGAAGAACGTGGTCGCCGCGGGCCTGGCCTCGCGCTGCGAGGTCCAGGTCGCGTACGCCATCGGCAAGGCCGAGCCCGTCGGCCTCTTCGTCGAGACCTTCGGCACGGGAACACTGCCGGACGAGCGCATCCAGGAAGCCGTGTCGAGTGTCTTCGATCTTCGGCCGGCCGCGATCATCCGCGATCTGGACCTGCTGCGCCCGATCTACGCCCAGACCGCCGCGTACGGCCACTTTGGCCGTGAGCTGCCGGACTTCACCTGGGAACGCACCGACCGCGTGGACGCCCTTCGCCGGGCCGTTGGGGTCTGA
- a CDS encoding 4'-phosphopantetheinyl transferase superfamily protein: MDIVSVTRVRRLLAEYGEDFFERMLTPGELADCGTASGLDVLSLCGRIAAKEAAFKTLRVRGKFLPWLDIVVRRSEGGWPLVELRRGAAEMAAESGIAEITVSISHDVDYAVAVAAPVLHAGSAGYPLTPGLPDPAGALSVARATNTSSIQSTSRRTTMSDGLQQVKNWLLARHTERDDIASDLDLIENRLIDSLSFVEFVFLLEQQSGRSIQMEALEVDEIRTLAAIESHFFPVEVGQA; this comes from the coding sequence ATGGACATCGTGTCCGTCACCCGTGTCCGACGACTGCTCGCCGAGTACGGCGAGGACTTCTTCGAGCGGATGCTCACCCCAGGCGAACTCGCCGACTGCGGAACGGCCTCCGGGCTCGACGTACTGAGTCTGTGCGGCCGGATAGCGGCCAAGGAGGCAGCCTTCAAGACCCTCCGCGTCCGGGGCAAATTCCTCCCCTGGCTCGACATCGTCGTTCGGCGTTCCGAAGGGGGCTGGCCCCTCGTCGAGCTCCGCCGGGGCGCGGCCGAGATGGCCGCGGAGTCCGGCATCGCCGAGATCACCGTGTCCATCAGCCATGACGTGGACTACGCGGTAGCCGTGGCTGCCCCGGTGCTCCATGCCGGCTCGGCGGGCTACCCCCTCACGCCGGGCCTTCCGGACCCAGCCGGTGCTCTCAGCGTCGCCCGCGCAACCAACACCTCATCCATACAAAGCACTTCAAGGAGAACAACCATGTCCGACGGTCTGCAGCAGGTGAAGAACTGGCTCCTCGCCCGTCACACGGAGCGTGACGACATCGCCTCCGACCTGGACCTCATCGAGAACCGGCTCATCGACTCGCTGTCCTTCGTGGAGTTCGTCTTCCTGCTGGAGCAGCAGAGCGGTCGGTCCATCCAGATGGAGGCCCTGGAAGTGGACGAGATCCGCACCCTCGCCGCCATCGAGTCGCACTTCTTCCCGGTCGAGGTGGGGCAGGCATGA
- a CDS encoding diiron oxygenase, producing MGIAAPLPVTDRFLEVLERLSSRSIEEYYNPYQQFDWPEKLEEGQLWMTPELLTVYGTPFYEELGEETIHRLSKWESINFYSLNVHGIRELLIEVVGRIHMPGFEVPSDFFHHFIGEENEHMWFFAEFCRRYGDKIYGSTAMRADSAWEPEVDNFLVFARILFFEELVDHYNMRMAQDESLCHTIREVNRIHHQDESRHIAFGRELVSLLFKRMKDTVSAQRLAEVEAYLKRYVVYSVNSLYNPHVYRDAGIADPLALRNALVADEGRRPYERKAIRKPLGFFLKTGIFTDDVLPVV from the coding sequence ATGGGCATCGCCGCCCCCCTGCCCGTCACTGATCGCTTCCTGGAAGTCCTGGAACGGCTGAGCTCGCGCTCCATCGAGGAGTACTACAACCCCTACCAGCAGTTCGACTGGCCCGAGAAGCTCGAAGAGGGCCAGCTGTGGATGACCCCCGAGCTGCTCACCGTCTACGGCACGCCCTTCTACGAGGAGCTCGGCGAGGAGACCATTCACCGCCTTTCCAAGTGGGAGAGCATCAACTTCTACAGCCTCAACGTGCACGGCATCCGTGAGCTGCTCATCGAGGTGGTCGGCCGGATACACATGCCCGGCTTCGAAGTCCCCTCCGACTTCTTCCACCACTTCATCGGCGAAGAAAACGAACACATGTGGTTCTTCGCCGAGTTCTGCCGCCGCTACGGCGACAAGATCTACGGCTCGACCGCCATGCGCGCCGACTCCGCGTGGGAGCCGGAGGTGGACAACTTCCTGGTCTTCGCCCGGATCCTGTTCTTCGAGGAGCTCGTCGACCACTACAACATGCGGATGGCGCAGGACGAGTCCCTGTGTCACACCATCCGCGAGGTCAACCGCATCCACCACCAAGACGAGTCCCGGCACATCGCCTTCGGGCGGGAGCTGGTCTCCCTGCTGTTCAAGCGGATGAAGGACACCGTCTCTGCCCAGCGGCTCGCCGAGGTGGAGGCGTACCTCAAGCGGTACGTCGTCTACAGCGTCAACTCCCTTTACAACCCGCACGTCTACCGCGACGCCGGCATCGCCGACCCGCTGGCCCTGCGCAATGCGCTGGTCGCCGACGAGGGCCGCCGTCCGTACGAGCGCAAGGCCATCCGCAAGCCGCTCGGCTTCTTCCTGAAGACCGGAATCTTCACCGACGACGTACTGCCCGTCGTCTGA